ATGGTGTGGGAGGCGTGCAAGGCGGTGAAGATCCCGGTGGTCGGGATCGGGGGGATCCAGAGCGCGGGGGATGCCCTCGAGTTCCTGCTGGTGGGCGCAGCCGCGGTGCAGGTGGGGACGGCGAACTTCCGCAACCCGAACGCGTGCGTCGAGATCATCGACGGGATCCTGGATTTTTTCGTCCGGGAGAAGATCTTCCGCCTCGACGACTACCGGGGGAAGCTCCTCCTGCGCGAGTAAAAGAAATGTGTTGTGGGGAACGCCGGTTTCCCTGTAGTATGATGGGGTTTGGGGCTTGGAACTGTGGGCTGGAGCCCACTTTTTTTTTCTCATCCTGTCGACTATGGACACATTGAAGATCGAGGTGTTGGCCGGGGAAGTCGCCCGGGATCTATCCCTTTCCCTGTTCGACGTTGAAATCGGACGGGAAGGGCCGAGAACCATCCTCCGGGTATTCGTGGAGCGTGAGGGCGGGGTCCCCCTTTCCGACATCGCGACGTTCAGCCGCCGTTTCAGCGCGATCCTCGAGGTCGACGATCCCATGGACGGCCCCTATGTGCTCGAGGTTTCCTCCCCCGGGGTGACCCGGCGGCTGCGGCGGCCGGAGCACTTCGAACGGTCCCTGGGGAAGCGGGTCCGGGTGAATCTCGCGGCGCCGCGGGAGGGCCGGCGGCACCTCGTCGGAGAGCTCTCCGGCTGCGACGGCGAGGGGATCGAGGTCGTGGCGGACGGGACG
The Deltaproteobacteria bacterium DNA segment above includes these coding regions:
- a CDS encoding ribosome maturation factor RimP, with the protein product MELWAGAHFFFLILSTMDTLKIEVLAGEVARDLSLSLFDVEIGREGPRTILRVFVEREGGVPLSDIATFSRRFSAILEVDDPMDGPYVLEVSSPGVTRRLRRPEHFERSLGKRVRVNLAAPREGRRHLVGELSGCDGEGIEVVADGTTYRVPYGEIRKASLDVTQEELFGKGKKKR
- a CDS encoding dihydroorotate dehydrogenase, with amino-acid sequence AATGKPLWVKLSPNVSDIGAIARAAEEAGADAVTLINTIVGMAVDPRTRRPILSNVTGGLSGPAVKPVALRMVWEACKAVKIPVVGIGGIQSAGDALEFLLVGAAAVQVGTANFRNPNACVEIIDGILDFFVREKIFRLDDYRGKLLLRE